The sequence CCGTGCCCCGAAATCATCCGGGATGCGGGTGAGGTTGGTCTGGAGGCGGACGTCGACCGCATCCAGTGCTCGGGCATGGGCGCCCAACGAGGCCGCGGCCTCTCGCAGACTCTCTTGGGCGCCAGCCAGATCCTGGTCGACGTAGGCCATCCATTCCGCCCTCAGACTCTCAAGATCGGCGCGGCTGGCAGGGTCTCCGTTGCTCGCATCCGTCGTCTGGAGAACGTGGCGGACTGTCTCGGTGACGGTCGGGGTATGGGTGTGCATCAAGGCGCGCAGGTAGCGCACCGCGCTACTCGCCGAAGGGTCAGCCTCCCATTCGGAGGCGGTGACGATCCGCCGCGCCCTGGCGCGTTCCTGGAGCAGTCGGACGAACAGGGCCTCCTGCTCCCCATACGACGGTTGCCGATTCTCTCGTTCGGCGAGAATCGCCGAGGCGGATCCTGCCGTGCCGAGACGCTCGACGATCAGAGCGGTGAGTCGGGTGCGACGCGCGGTCAACGGCTCATGACGGAAGAACTCCACGATAAGCGGCGGGACGACGGTCACGAGCTGTCGCGCGCCGCTGGGGATGAACGTGATCATTCGGCGCTCTTCGAGCAGCTCCAGCGTGCCCCAGTCGATCAGCTTGCGTACGGTCTCGATGTCGGCGACTCCGACGATCGCGATGATCTCAATCGCGTCTCGAGCGGAATCATCCAGATTCTCGAGATGTGCCTCGAGAACGGCGCGGAGGCCGGAGCTCCACAGGTCGCGAGTGGCGACCCATTCGCTTCCGCCGCGAAGGGTGATCCTCTGCTCACGGATGCAGGCATCGACAAGACTCAAAGCCAGTCCGATGTTCCCACCGGACTTCGCGAAGATGCGACTCATGGTCGTAGCTTCGATGGCGCCCTTCAGGTAGTGCTCCAGCGCCTTCTCCATCTCCTCGAAGCGCAGCGGAGACATGTCGATCACGTACGACGGTTCGAGCGTCGATGCGGCGAGGCCCGTCGGGGTGTGGCGCGCGCGCAACCCCTGGAGGCGGGAGAGGACGATGGGGATGCCGCTGGATCGGCGTACGGCTTCGGCGACTCCCCAGGAGGATTCGTCCAGGTCGTCCCAGTCATCCAGGAAAAGCACGGAACGAGGCAGGCGCACAGAGTGTCGCAGCGCCTCCGCCGTCTCGTGCAGTCCGCTGGTCGAGCGCTGCGACCCATTGGCGGGAATGCCGGCGAGGTGAAGCGCTGCGAGCGGATGCTGCCGCAGTGAAGCGACTCCCCGCACCTGGATTACGGTCCACTCGCCCTCCTCCAGTCGGGCACGGAGTGCTTTGAGGAATGCGCTCCGACCACTGCCGCGTCCTCCGACCACGTCCACACTCACGCCTGCATGCACTAGATCCACTGCAGCTGCCAGGCTCTGCTCTCGACCGACGACCATGCGACCCCGCTTCCTCACGCGGACACTCCTTACCGAAAACTAGACCTGATACGCGCGCGGCGGAAGTACGGGTTTCACTCCGGCTCGACCGGGCAGCCGTCAGCGACACGCGCGGATCAGGATGAGATGACACCGGTGCTACCGAGTCGGATTCTGTTTCCATGCGAGTGGCGACCGTCGATGAGCGGTCACGCACGGGGGGAGCTGGCCCACGGACACATTTCAGTACGCGCGGGCTCGGTCGCGCCGCGCACCCCGACCGTGCGCGTTGGAGTGCGACGTTTTGCGTAGCCATCCGACGGCCTAGGTGCGCTTTTCTTGCTCACTCGGTAC is a genomic window of Microbacterium maritypicum containing:
- a CDS encoding helix-turn-helix transcriptional regulator, which encodes MSVDVVGGRGSGRSAFLKALRARLEEGEWTVIQVRGVASLRQHPLAALHLAGIPANGSQRSTSGLHETAEALRHSVRLPRSVLFLDDWDDLDESSWGVAEAVRRSSGIPIVLSRLQGLRARHTPTGLAASTLEPSYVIDMSPLRFEEMEKALEHYLKGAIEATTMSRIFAKSGGNIGLALSLVDACIREQRITLRGGSEWVATRDLWSSGLRAVLEAHLENLDDSARDAIEIIAIVGVADIETVRKLIDWGTLELLEERRMITFIPSGARQLVTVVPPLIVEFFRHEPLTARRTRLTALIVERLGTAGSASAILAERENRQPSYGEQEALFVRLLQERARARRIVTASEWEADPSASSAVRYLRALMHTHTPTVTETVRHVLQTTDASNGDPASRADLESLRAEWMAYVDQDLAGAQESLREAAASLGAHARALDAVDVRLQTNLTRIPDDFGARLEVADDLPDDVKLQLWETQMLVLVSSGRFSDARRVFAATEALERRRDAYMIRVLNGLALLGMGSHQAALETLQQGFDEAHGYLDIDALRAFGAAVILAQLLAGDYAAVDEIMETVFAAGEPSPLPPGVQLSLLTIASVVAIRRGQLSLGERIAGEINGSSILDGPLPGQTRVWPRAQLLAFDGKVQAAADDMWASSRSLWERGARFAATLAMLSSLELDPDRERLDIARDALSELPDARLLSAHGDYVSALVAGDPVAMLACVEGLEQTGLTGLALSACQLARTGALERGDEATRRAADIAAQAIRAAHGDRAFDTARFGAAAVSLTEREREVGRFAAMGLSNQEIATRLVLSVRTVESHMHRIMRKLDVSNRKALAQHIEVLS